The Penaeus vannamei isolate JL-2024 chromosome 39, ASM4276789v1, whole genome shotgun sequence genome window below encodes:
- the LOC113814677 gene encoding tetranectin, with amino-acid sequence MALFVLQAAMLVGVAASLPPAVDESTDVRTLQKSFLAPLESECASNLAELLLLRQEVKLAEAVEVGRESLSGLNGISEYLREIRDGLALRAAPAGGMPTLRTQCTDGFRLVAGKCVLLGISTRKSWGDSRLFCQQMGADLATFEDAGTYAAILDYIREIIGLGERVNVWVGGSDGAVEGVWTWLTGQLMPRGPPFWGTRNNYLPEPSGGTNENCSILYKADFHYVHDINCDTAAAPLCMKHN; translated from the exons ATGGCGCTGTTTGTGCTGCAGGCGGCGATGCTCGTAGGCGTTGCCGCCAGTCTGCCTCCCGCCGTGGACGAGAGCACGGACGTCCGGACGCTGCAGAAGAGCTTCCTGGCGCCGCTCGAGTCGGAATGCGCGAGT AATCTGGCGGAGTTGCTGCTGTTGCGTCAGGAGGTGAAGctggcggaggcggtggaggtcGGGCGCGAGAGCCTCTCCGGGCTGAACGGCATCTCCGAATACCTCCGCGAAATCCGAGACGGGCTGGCGCTGAGGGCGGCGCCGGCGGGGGGGATGC CGACCCTCCGCACACAATGCACGGACGGATTTCGACTCGTGGCGGGGAAGTGCGTGCTGCTGGGGATTAGCACGAGGAAGAGCTGGGGAGACTCGCGCCTCTTCTGCCAGCAGATGGGGGCGGACCTCGCCACATTCGAGGACGCGGGGACCTACGCCGCCATCTTGGATTACATTAGAGAGATTA tCGGGCTTGGTGAGCGGGTGAATGTGTGGGTGGGCGGGTCAGACGGAGCTGTGGAAGGCGTGTGGACTTGGTTAACGGGCCAGTTAATGCCACGAGGTCCGCCATTTTGGGGAACCAGGAACAA TTACTTGCCCGAGCCAAGTGGAGGAACCAATGAAAACTGTTCGATTCTCTACAAGGCGGACTTCCATTACGTGCATGACATTAATTGCGACACAGCTGCTGCTCCACTTTGTATGAAACACAACTGA